The following proteins are encoded in a genomic region of Hoeflea phototrophica DFL-43:
- a CDS encoding TIGR00730 family Rossman fold protein codes for MNTKPHSIRSICVYCGSQPGSNPAYRTAAQTLGASMAKHGIDLVYGGGTRGIMGAVAESVMAAGGKAIGIIPEFLMDKEASRQELGSLSELHVTTDMHQRKHMMFERADAFVTLPGGIGTLEEIVEIMTWGQLGRHTKPMVFANVEGFWDPLNALLGHMAQEGFIHTAHLVRPMVIDNVEDIVPAILAANGSQNTGGETDLIAKL; via the coding sequence ATGAACACGAAGCCACATTCCATCCGCTCGATATGTGTCTATTGCGGCTCCCAGCCGGGCAGCAACCCCGCGTATCGCACCGCCGCCCAAACGCTCGGCGCGTCCATGGCCAAACATGGTATCGACCTGGTTTATGGTGGCGGCACCAGAGGAATCATGGGTGCTGTCGCCGAATCCGTGATGGCAGCCGGCGGCAAGGCGATAGGCATAATTCCCGAGTTCCTGATGGACAAGGAAGCCTCCCGGCAAGAGCTGGGCAGTCTCAGCGAGCTTCATGTCACTACGGACATGCACCAACGCAAGCACATGATGTTCGAGCGGGCCGATGCATTCGTCACCTTGCCCGGCGGAATCGGCACGCTTGAAGAAATTGTGGAAATCATGACCTGGGGCCAGCTTGGCCGCCACACCAAGCCGATGGTTTTCGCCAATGTGGAGGGTTTCTGGGATCCTCTCAACGCATTGCTCGGCCACATGGCGCAGGAAGGTTTCATTCATACCGCGCATCTGGTTCGCCCGATGGTGATCGACAATGTCGAAGACATCGTCCCCGCAATTCTTGCCGCCAATGGATCACAGAACACCGGTGGTGAAACGGATCTGATCGCAAAATTGTAG
- a CDS encoding flagellin: MPSIVTNTAARTALLNLRNIDSEMEKTQNRIATGYRVSSAADDSGYWSIASSMRSENKVLSTVNDGLGLGAAMVDVTYTAMDASIGIVDEIKNKMLAALEPGVDRNKLQLDIDQLQEQIISIAKSASFSGENWLYHELGKNTPSQKSIVGSVNRDASGNLKMTTLNVDTEFTSLVKLGFGGPVATSGNGILSNIRTNIDYTDSSGATATGTAAGGVIDFDLTAMTTDQLLLQIQATELASIELIDAAAGMGALKNRIDMQTEFVANLIESIDAGIGRLVDADMNKESTRLKALQAQEQLGIQALSIANSSSQSFLTLFR, encoded by the coding sequence ATGCCAAGTATAGTAACCAATACCGCTGCGCGCACCGCACTTCTAAACCTTCGCAATATTGACAGTGAAATGGAAAAAACTCAAAACCGTATTGCCACTGGATACCGGGTTAGCAGCGCTGCTGACGATTCGGGTTACTGGTCCATTGCCTCATCCATGCGGTCGGAAAACAAGGTGTTGAGCACCGTCAATGACGGACTCGGACTTGGCGCTGCGATGGTTGACGTGACTTATACGGCGATGGACGCTTCGATCGGCATCGTGGATGAAATCAAGAACAAGATGCTTGCGGCGCTCGAGCCCGGTGTAGACCGGAACAAGCTGCAGCTCGACATTGATCAACTTCAGGAACAGATCATCTCGATTGCAAAATCCGCCAGCTTCTCGGGCGAGAACTGGCTTTATCACGAGCTTGGCAAAAACACTCCGTCGCAAAAGTCGATCGTAGGATCCGTCAACCGTGACGCCTCGGGCAACCTGAAAATGACCACGCTGAATGTCGACACCGAGTTCACCTCTCTGGTCAAACTCGGGTTCGGCGGGCCGGTCGCGACGAGCGGCAACGGGATACTCTCCAACATCAGAACCAACATCGATTACACCGATTCCAGCGGCGCCACTGCCACGGGCACGGCCGCGGGCGGCGTCATCGATTTCGACCTGACTGCAATGACAACCGACCAATTGCTGCTTCAGATCCAGGCGACAGAACTGGCTTCGATCGAACTGATTGATGCGGCTGCGGGGATGGGTGCCTTGAAGAATCGCATAGACATGCAAACCGAGTTTGTGGCCAACCTGATTGAATCGATCGACGCCGGCATCGGCCGCCTCGTCGATGCCGACATGAACAAGGAATCAACGCGGCTCAAAGCCCTGCAGGCCCAGGAACAACTGGGCATCCAGGCCCTCTCGATTGCCAATTCCAGCTCGCAATCGTTCCTCACCCTGTTCAGATAG
- the rarD gene encoding EamA family transporter RarD: MSKLPILADEDTPRGFAFALAAYLLWGFMPFYMKAVAHIPALEVVAHRVVWSVPIAAVVLIWLGRTQDIRAAFRSPRTMGMALITAALITVNWSIYVWSIGAGRAIETALGYYINPLFSIFLGAVLLKESLDGRQKAAIALAIVAVALLAYESGGVPWVSVGLALTWGFYAFFKKSLPVGPNQGFFLEVLILTPPAIGFILYAQMAGIGHFGGTGMVDVMLLLGCGLVTAVPLMIYANGAKLLRLSTIGIMQYIAPTMIFVIAVFIFKEPFGPYKMAAFVLIWTALAIYSSSLLRSRKIRRAAEAAQTPV; this comes from the coding sequence ATGTCCAAATTGCCAATTCTTGCAGATGAAGACACGCCGCGCGGCTTTGCGTTCGCGCTTGCCGCCTATCTGTTGTGGGGCTTTATGCCGTTCTACATGAAGGCGGTGGCGCATATTCCGGCGCTGGAAGTGGTTGCCCACCGGGTGGTCTGGTCGGTGCCGATTGCCGCGGTGGTGCTGATCTGGCTTGGCCGGACGCAGGATATCCGCGCCGCCTTCAGGTCTCCGCGGACCATGGGCATGGCGCTGATCACTGCGGCGCTGATCACCGTGAACTGGAGCATTTATGTCTGGTCTATCGGGGCCGGACGGGCCATCGAGACAGCGCTCGGCTACTATATCAATCCGCTGTTTTCAATCTTCCTGGGAGCCGTGCTGCTCAAGGAAAGCCTGGATGGGCGGCAGAAGGCTGCGATCGCCTTGGCAATCGTCGCGGTGGCGCTCCTGGCCTATGAGTCCGGCGGTGTGCCCTGGGTGTCGGTCGGGCTGGCGCTGACCTGGGGGTTTTATGCCTTCTTCAAGAAGTCGCTGCCCGTCGGCCCCAATCAGGGGTTCTTCCTTGAGGTGCTGATTCTGACGCCTCCCGCCATCGGCTTCATCCTCTATGCGCAGATGGCGGGGATCGGACATTTCGGCGGCACCGGGATGGTCGATGTGATGCTGCTTCTTGGCTGCGGTCTGGTCACGGCGGTTCCGTTGATGATCTACGCCAACGGCGCCAAGCTGCTCAGGCTGTCGACCATCGGCATCATGCAGTACATCGCGCCGACCATGATCTTCGTGATTGCGGTGTTCATCTTCAAGGAGCCGTTCGGCCCCTACAAGATGGCGGCTTTCGTGCTGATCTGGACCGCGCTTGCGATCTACAGCTCCTCGCTGTTGCGCAGCCGGAAGATCCGGCGCGCCGCCGAGGCTGCCCAGACGCCCGTGTGA
- the cimA gene encoding citramalate synthase: MTDKQRIYLFDTTLRDGQQTPGIDFSVEDKISIAGLLDGFGFDYVEGGYPGANPTDSAFFAKPRTENASFVAFGMTKRAGVSASNDPGLAALLQASGDAVCLVAKSWDYHVKVALGCSNEENLASISESVRAVIEAGKEAMVDCEHFFDGYKANPGYAVACAKAAFEAGARWVVLCDTNGGTQPSEITEIVTTLIADGIPGERLGIHAHNDTGQAVANSLAAVDAGVRHIQGTLNGIGERCGNANLITLVATLALKPVYADRFAISISKDKLEGLTRLSHAFDELLNRPPATQAPYVGASAFATKAGIHASALLKDPRTYEHVPPESVGNFRKVMVSDQGGKSNFINALKQRGIDVAKDDPRLDKLISIVKEREATGYAYEGADASFELLALKTLGRVPDYFTVNSFRVMVERRFDAMGRLRTVSEAVVKLSVDGKEMMSVAEGHGPINALDIALRKDLGVYQSEIEDLELVDYKVRILNGGTEAVTRVLIESADGTGARWWTVGVSDNIIDASFQALMDSITFKLMKNRELAGKVAAE, translated from the coding sequence ATGACAGACAAGCAACGCATCTACCTGTTCGACACCACGCTCAGAGATGGCCAGCAGACGCCGGGCATTGATTTTTCGGTCGAGGACAAGATCTCCATTGCGGGGCTGCTCGATGGTTTCGGCTTCGACTATGTCGAGGGCGGATATCCCGGTGCCAACCCGACCGACAGTGCGTTCTTTGCCAAGCCGAGGACCGAGAATGCTTCGTTCGTTGCCTTCGGCATGACCAAGCGCGCGGGCGTGTCGGCGTCCAATGATCCCGGACTGGCTGCGCTTTTGCAGGCCTCGGGCGATGCGGTCTGCCTGGTCGCCAAAAGCTGGGACTACCACGTCAAGGTGGCGCTCGGCTGCAGCAATGAGGAGAACCTCGCGTCGATCTCCGAGTCGGTCAGAGCTGTCATCGAAGCCGGCAAGGAGGCGATGGTCGATTGCGAGCATTTCTTCGACGGCTACAAGGCCAATCCCGGCTATGCGGTCGCCTGTGCCAAAGCCGCGTTCGAGGCTGGCGCGCGCTGGGTTGTGCTGTGCGACACCAATGGCGGCACGCAACCCTCCGAAATCACCGAGATCGTGACAACCCTGATTGCCGATGGCATCCCGGGCGAGCGGCTCGGCATTCATGCCCACAATGATACGGGGCAGGCCGTCGCCAACTCGCTGGCGGCGGTGGACGCCGGTGTCCGCCATATTCAGGGAACGCTCAACGGGATCGGTGAGCGCTGCGGCAATGCCAACCTGATCACGCTGGTTGCCACGCTTGCGCTCAAGCCGGTCTATGCAGACCGGTTCGCGATCTCGATCAGCAAGGACAAGCTCGAGGGGCTGACCCGGCTGAGCCACGCCTTTGATGAACTGCTCAACCGGCCGCCTGCCACCCAGGCGCCCTATGTCGGGGCTTCGGCCTTTGCCACCAAGGCCGGCATCCATGCCTCGGCACTGCTCAAGGATCCGCGCACCTATGAGCATGTGCCGCCGGAAAGCGTCGGCAATTTCCGCAAGGTGATGGTGTCGGATCAGGGCGGCAAGTCGAATTTCATCAATGCGCTCAAGCAGCGCGGCATCGATGTGGCCAAGGATGACCCGCGGCTCGACAAGCTGATCAGCATCGTCAAGGAGCGCGAGGCCACCGGGTATGCCTATGAGGGCGCGGATGCGAGCTTCGAGCTGCTGGCTCTGAAGACGCTTGGCCGGGTGCCGGACTATTTCACGGTCAACAGTTTCCGGGTGATGGTCGAGCGGCGCTTTGATGCCATGGGCCGGTTGCGCACGGTTTCCGAAGCGGTGGTGAAGCTGAGTGTTGATGGCAAGGAAATGATGTCGGTGGCCGAGGGCCACGGACCGATAAATGCGCTCGACATTGCGCTGCGCAAGGATCTTGGCGTCTACCAGTCGGAAATAGAGGATCTGGAGCTGGTCGACTACAAGGTGCGCATCCTCAATGGCGGCACCGAGGCGGTCACCCGCGTTCTGATCGAATCGGCTGATGGAACCGGCGCGCGCTGGTGGACCGTGGGCGTGTCGGACAACATCATAGATGCCTCGTTCCAGGCGCTGATGGATTCGATCACCTTCAAGCTTATGAAGAACCGCGAACTTGCGGGGAAGGTGGCCGCGGAGTAG
- the pip gene encoding prolyl aminopeptidase → MSGLRELYPEIEPFETGFLDTGDGHQVYWERVGTKGGKPAVFLHGGPGGGCGPVHRRLFDSELYDVILFDQRGCGRSMPFASLENNTTWDLVADIERLRQMAGFDQWLVFGGSWGSTLALAYAETHPGRVSELVLRGIYTLTKAELDWYYQFGVSEMFPEKWERFLAPIPQAERGDLMAAYRKRLVGDDEAQQLEAAKAWSGWEGETITLLPEPSTSDVFHEDQFALAFARIENHFFVHAGWLEEGQLLRDAGRLSGIDGVIIHGRYDMPCPVRTAWHLHKAWPRADFHLVEGAGHAFSEPGILDQLIRATDRFAGKADT, encoded by the coding sequence ATGAGCGGGCTGCGCGAATTGTACCCGGAGATCGAGCCGTTCGAGACAGGCTTTCTCGACACTGGCGACGGGCATCAGGTCTATTGGGAGCGGGTCGGCACCAAGGGGGGCAAGCCGGCGGTGTTTCTGCATGGTGGCCCCGGTGGCGGCTGCGGACCGGTGCACCGGCGGCTGTTTGATTCCGAACTCTACGACGTGATCCTGTTCGATCAGCGCGGCTGCGGGCGATCCATGCCCTTTGCCTCGCTTGAGAACAACACCACCTGGGATCTGGTCGCGGATATCGAGCGGCTCAGGCAGATGGCCGGGTTCGATCAGTGGCTGGTGTTCGGTGGATCCTGGGGGTCGACGCTGGCGCTGGCCTATGCCGAGACTCATCCGGGCCGCGTGAGCGAGTTGGTGCTGCGCGGCATCTACACGCTGACCAAGGCCGAGCTTGACTGGTATTATCAGTTCGGCGTCTCGGAGATGTTTCCCGAAAAATGGGAGCGCTTCCTGGCTCCGATCCCGCAAGCCGAGCGTGGTGACCTGATGGCGGCCTACCGTAAGCGGCTGGTTGGCGATGACGAGGCTCAGCAGCTTGAGGCCGCCAAGGCCTGGAGCGGGTGGGAGGGCGAGACCATCACGCTGTTGCCCGAACCCTCGACCAGCGATGTCTTCCACGAGGATCAGTTTGCTCTGGCGTTCGCGCGCATTGAGAACCACTTCTTTGTCCATGCGGGCTGGCTTGAGGAAGGGCAGTTGCTGCGCGACGCGGGACGGCTGTCGGGCATCGACGGCGTCATCATTCATGGCCGCTATGACATGCCATGTCCGGTGCGCACCGCCTGGCACTTGCACAAGGCCTGGCCGCGGGCTGACTTTCATCTCGTCGAGGGGGCAGGGCATGCCTTCTCGGAACCTGGAATTCTCGATCAACTGATCCGCGCAACCGACCGGTTTGCGGGCAAGGCAGACACATGA
- a CDS encoding GFA family protein, translated as MSAFHTGGCQCGAVRYRFTTLGKASICHCRMCQKAFGNYFAPLVEVEGFEWTRGARAVFASSNLSNRGFCRDCGTPLTLETGDVYEVAVGSLDDPAVARIDYHANIADRHEVTLRFHEIPEATPDRETDNEAWNARIVSHQHPDHDTDTWLERTS; from the coding sequence ATGAGCGCATTCCACACCGGTGGCTGCCAGTGCGGCGCCGTGCGCTACCGGTTCACCACGCTTGGCAAGGCCTCCATCTGCCATTGCCGGATGTGCCAGAAGGCGTTCGGCAATTACTTTGCGCCGCTTGTTGAGGTGGAGGGGTTCGAATGGACCCGCGGAGCGCGCGCCGTGTTCGCCTCATCCAACCTATCGAACCGAGGTTTCTGCAGGGATTGCGGCACGCCGCTGACACTGGAGACAGGCGATGTCTACGAGGTTGCAGTGGGCTCGCTTGACGATCCCGCAGTGGCCCGGATCGACTATCACGCCAACATCGCCGACCGGCACGAGGTCACCCTGCGGTTCCATGAAATTCCCGAGGCAACACCTGATCGCGAGACGGATAACGAGGCGTGGAACGCCCGCATCGTGTCCCACCAGCATCCCGACCACGACACCGATACCTGGCTGGAGCGGACATCATGA
- a CDS encoding VOC family protein — protein sequence MTTELKMMLDHVSLSVADLDRAKRFYAAILAEIGMELVGEVTAEQTGSVAHAGFGIGRKGQFWLSGDGPQTPHAHICFRTDSRKAVRGFHAAGLANGGSDNGAPGIREIYHPEYYAAFVTDPEGHNIEAVCFEPEDEQ from the coding sequence ATGACCACTGAACTCAAAATGATGCTGGATCATGTCAGCCTGAGCGTTGCTGACCTGGACAGGGCGAAGCGGTTTTATGCGGCTATCCTTGCCGAGATCGGCATGGAGCTGGTGGGCGAGGTGACGGCGGAGCAGACCGGCTCTGTCGCCCATGCCGGGTTTGGGATTGGCCGCAAGGGGCAGTTCTGGCTTTCAGGCGATGGCCCGCAGACGCCGCATGCCCATATCTGCTTTCGCACCGACTCGCGCAAAGCGGTGCGTGGCTTTCATGCTGCCGGGCTTGCCAATGGCGGGAGCGACAACGGCGCGCCGGGCATTCGCGAGATCTATCATCCGGAGTACTACGCCGCCTTTGTGACGGACCCCGAAGGCCACAACATCGAGGCCGTCTGCTTCGAGCCGGAGGACGAACAATGA
- a CDS encoding endonuclease domain-containing protein encodes MPHSNITPKTRERARKLRTELTRAEAKMWNLLRDFRPRGARFRRETPIGPYIADFAWLSKKVVIEVDGDSHETVAGRAHDNVRDAWMKDQGYTVLRFDNSDLIDAEDHVFLEIEKAISTYLDDH; translated from the coding sequence ATGCCCCATTCCAACATCACGCCCAAGACACGCGAGAGAGCTCGGAAGCTTCGTACAGAGCTGACGCGTGCAGAGGCGAAGATGTGGAACTTGTTGCGTGATTTCCGACCGCGCGGCGCACGCTTCCGGCGTGAGACGCCGATCGGACCCTATATCGCCGATTTCGCCTGGCTGTCGAAAAAGGTCGTCATCGAAGTGGACGGCGACAGCCATGAAACCGTTGCGGGCCGTGCCCATGACAATGTCCGTGATGCGTGGATGAAAGATCAGGGATACACTGTGCTCAGGTTTGACAATTCAGACCTGATTGATGCCGAGGACCACGTGTTCCTCGAAATTGAAAAAGCCATCAGCACGTATCTTGATGACCACTGA
- the cysS gene encoding cysteine--tRNA ligase — MSELKFWNTLTRVKEEFQPIDKDNVRMYVCGPTVYDFAHIGNARPVIVFDVLFRLLRHVYGADHVTYVRNITDVDDKINARALRDYPDLPLNEAIAKVTEKTANRFHKDAAALGCLEPTHEPRATAHIDGMVKMIQTLIDKGNAYVTSGREGREVLFAVSSMPDYGKLSNRKPEDQQAGARIAVEDHKRNPADFVLWKESASDEPGWDGVFADGGQTISIHGRPGWHIECSVMSEHHLGATFDIHGGGLDLIFPHHENEIAQSCCAHGNDRMANLWMHNGFLQVEGKKMSKSDGNFVTIAELLETDKFGGRKWPGEVLRLAMLMTHYREPIDFSVKRLEEANISLSNWLGPHARRGVPEDGSVSKEVVRALSDDLDFSAAKLVIDFMLAESRKVTDLDQESIGKTKLRNDLAATLVWLGLAKQDEDFAVARANKQGLRAVVEAALVGLKASDVDSRVNERLAFIAAKNWAEADRIRDELLAQGIQLKDGKDPETGERVTTWEVKR; from the coding sequence ATGAGCGAGCTCAAATTCTGGAACACGCTGACGCGGGTCAAGGAAGAGTTTCAGCCAATCGACAAGGACAATGTCCGCATGTATGTCTGCGGACCGACGGTCTATGACTTTGCCCATATCGGCAATGCGCGGCCGGTGATCGTCTTTGACGTGCTGTTCCGGCTTCTGCGCCATGTCTATGGCGCGGATCACGTCACCTATGTGCGCAACATCACCGACGTCGACGACAAGATCAACGCCAGGGCGCTCAGGGACTATCCCGATCTGCCGCTCAACGAGGCGATCGCGAAAGTCACCGAGAAGACCGCCAATCGCTTCCACAAGGATGCGGCGGCGCTCGGCTGCCTTGAACCGACGCATGAGCCACGCGCCACTGCCCATATCGATGGCATGGTCAAAATGATCCAGACGCTGATCGACAAGGGCAACGCCTATGTGACATCGGGGCGCGAGGGCCGCGAAGTGCTGTTCGCTGTCTCGTCGATGCCGGACTATGGCAAGCTGTCGAACCGCAAGCCCGAGGACCAGCAGGCCGGCGCCCGCATCGCGGTCGAGGACCACAAGCGCAATCCGGCGGATTTCGTGCTGTGGAAGGAATCCGCGAGCGACGAGCCCGGCTGGGACGGGGTTTTTGCAGACGGCGGCCAGACCATCAGCATTCATGGCCGCCCGGGCTGGCACATCGAATGCTCGGTGATGAGCGAGCATCATCTGGGCGCCACCTTCGACATTCATGGCGGCGGGCTGGACCTGATCTTCCCGCACCACGAAAACGAGATCGCCCAGTCCTGCTGCGCCCACGGCAATGACCGGATGGCCAACCTGTGGATGCACAACGGCTTCCTGCAGGTCGAAGGCAAGAAGATGTCCAAGTCCGACGGCAACTTCGTCACCATTGCGGAATTGTTGGAGACGGACAAATTCGGTGGCCGCAAGTGGCCGGGCGAAGTGCTGCGGCTGGCGATGCTGATGACGCATTACCGGGAGCCGATCGATTTTAGCGTCAAGCGGCTGGAGGAGGCGAACATCAGTTTGAGCAACTGGTTGGGACCTCATGCCCGTCGCGGTGTTCCTGAGGACGGATCAGTTTCAAAGGAGGTTGTCCGAGCGCTCTCGGATGATCTCGATTTTTCGGCCGCAAAATTGGTAATTGATTTCATGTTGGCTGAATCACGAAAAGTTACGGATTTAGACCAAGAATCCATCGGAAAAACGAAACTTAGGAATGATCTTGCTGCAACACTTGTTTGGCTTGGCCTTGCCAAACAAGACGAGGATTTCGCAGTTGCTCGCGCAAACAAGCAGGGACTAAGAGCCGTTGTCGAGGCTGCCTTGGTCGGTTTGAAAGCGTCAGACGTTGATTCTCGCGTGAATGAACGCCTCGCCTTCATCGCCGCCAAGAACTGGGCCGAGGCCGACCGGATCCGTGATGAACTGCTTGCTCAGGGCATTCAGCTCAAGGATGGCAAGGACCCCGAGACCGGTGAGCGGGTGACGACATGGGAAGTGAAGCGGTGA
- a CDS encoding LysE/ArgO family amino acid transporter has translation MFAPAIAGLLLGGSLIIAIGAQNAFILRQGLIRQHVFILCLICAVSDAMLIGLGVAGLGAVISGSDLLIAIVTLGGALFLACYAVLALRRALAPTALTAAKSGAGSLKAAVLTCLAFTFLNPHVYLDTVLLVGGLSGRYQGEARLAFAIGAMSASFLWFFGLGYGARVLEPLFAKPSAWRVLDGLIALVMAALSASLLYRFLTS, from the coding sequence CTGTTTGCTCCTGCCATTGCCGGACTGCTGCTCGGCGGATCACTGATCATCGCCATCGGCGCGCAGAACGCCTTCATCCTGCGCCAAGGGTTGATCCGCCAGCATGTGTTCATCCTGTGCCTCATTTGCGCGGTCTCGGATGCCATGCTGATCGGGCTTGGCGTGGCGGGGCTCGGGGCGGTGATTTCGGGCTCCGATCTGCTGATCGCGATTGTGACGCTGGGCGGTGCGCTGTTTCTCGCCTGCTATGCGGTGCTGGCGCTCAGGCGCGCGCTTGCGCCTACGGCACTCACGGCCGCCAAGTCTGGCGCCGGATCGCTCAAGGCTGCGGTGTTGACCTGCCTTGCCTTCACCTTCCTCAACCCGCATGTCTATCTCGACACGGTGCTCTTGGTGGGCGGGCTGAGCGGGCGCTATCAGGGGGAGGCGAGGCTGGCGTTTGCAATCGGCGCGATGTCTGCTTCGTTCCTGTGGTTTTTCGGGCTGGGCTACGGCGCGCGGGTGCTTGAGCCGTTGTTTGCCAAACCATCTGCCTGGCGGGTGCTCGACGGGTTGATCGCGCTGGTGATGGCGGCGCTTTCCGCGTCACTGCTTTACCGCTTCCTGACCAGTTGA
- a CDS encoding SOS response-associated peptidase has protein sequence MCGRFSLTATPQEVQELFGLEEIEDFPPRYNIAPTQPILIVAGDLRREEGDNRTDRRALLARWGFLPGWVKDPADFPLLINARSETAAEKASFRAAMRHRRVLIAASGFYEWQRPPKGSKQKSTPYWIKPRQGGIVAFAGLMETYMSADGAEVDTAAVLTVGPNREVAPIHDRMPVVIAPENFPRWLDCLNQEPRHVADLMVPASDDYFEAIRVSDLVNKVANSGPEVQEPAGDDAAVEVEPARPAKRAAKTKAPETPPDQLKLF, from the coding sequence ATGTGTGGACGTTTTTCACTCACCGCAACCCCCCAGGAGGTGCAGGAACTTTTCGGGCTCGAGGAGATCGAGGATTTCCCGCCGCGTTACAATATTGCGCCGACGCAGCCGATCCTGATTGTCGCGGGGGATCTTCGCCGCGAGGAGGGTGACAACCGCACGGACCGTCGTGCGCTCCTGGCGCGCTGGGGCTTCCTGCCGGGCTGGGTCAAGGATCCGGCGGATTTTCCGCTGCTGATCAACGCACGCTCTGAAACGGCGGCCGAGAAGGCCTCGTTCCGCGCCGCCATGCGGCACCGCCGTGTGTTGATCGCAGCTTCCGGGTTTTACGAGTGGCAGCGCCCGCCCAAGGGATCGAAACAAAAATCGACACCCTACTGGATCAAGCCCCGGCAGGGCGGCATCGTTGCCTTTGCCGGATTGATGGAAACCTATATGAGCGCCGATGGCGCCGAAGTGGACACCGCGGCGGTGCTCACCGTGGGGCCGAACCGCGAGGTGGCGCCGATCCATGACCGGATGCCGGTGGTGATTGCGCCTGAGAATTTCCCGCGCTGGCTCGATTGTCTCAACCAGGAGCCGCGGCATGTGGCGGATCTGATGGTTCCCGCGTCGGATGATTATTTCGAGGCAATCCGGGTCTCCGATCTGGTCAACAAGGTTGCCAACAGCGGCCCGGAGGTGCAGGAGCCTGCAGGTGACGACGCAGCTGTGGAGGTCGAGCCAGCCAGGCCCGCAAAACGCGCTGCAAAAACCAAGGCGCCTGAGACCCCACCCGATCAATTGAAGTTGTTCTAG
- a CDS encoding NUDIX hydrolase encodes MSAREERGQSGPALAVSVALERDGRYLLVLRANPPAQHMYAFPGGRVEPDEALADAALRELEEETGLRASNPRPFASFDLTSDDPGRSGFMLTVFLADDPGGEALALDDAKAIGWFTPGEVKALPVPQSMLDCMDMLAVG; translated from the coding sequence ATGAGCGCACGGGAAGAACGGGGACAATCAGGGCCAGCGCTTGCCGTGTCGGTGGCTCTGGAGCGCGATGGCAGATATCTGCTGGTTCTGCGCGCCAACCCGCCGGCGCAGCACATGTATGCTTTCCCGGGAGGCCGGGTGGAGCCTGACGAGGCGCTTGCCGACGCCGCCCTGCGTGAACTCGAGGAGGAAACGGGGCTCAGGGCCTCCAATCCGCGCCCCTTCGCCAGTTTCGACCTCACATCCGATGATCCCGGCAGATCCGGTTTCATGCTGACCGTCTTCCTGGCCGACGATCCCGGCGGCGAGGCCCTTGCGCTTGATGATGCCAAGGCAATTGGCTGGTTTACACCCGGCGAAGTCAAGGCCCTGCCGGTGCCGCAGAGCATGCTGGACTGTATGGATATGCTCGCAGTGGGCTGA
- a CDS encoding NAD(P)H-dependent oxidoreductase — MLLEKLNWRYATKKMNPDKKVSEDKLNAILEAARLAPTSSGLQPFEIIVVNDPDTRAKIREAAWDQAQVTEGSHLLVFAAWDNYTADRINAMFDLVNEERGGTNEGWEAYRQKLLAGYVPRDAEENYQHAARQAYIGLGIALTAAAFEEVDATPMEGFDPAKVDEILGLKERGLRSVTLMPIGQRDSEGDWLVNLKKVRRAKEDFVSVV, encoded by the coding sequence ATGTTGCTCGAAAAGCTCAACTGGCGCTACGCGACCAAGAAAATGAATCCGGACAAGAAGGTTTCCGAAGACAAGCTCAACGCCATTCTGGAAGCCGCGCGGCTTGCGCCGACATCCAGCGGCTTGCAGCCGTTCGAGATCATTGTGGTGAATGATCCGGACACCCGCGCGAAAATCCGCGAAGCGGCCTGGGATCAGGCGCAGGTGACAGAGGGCTCGCATCTCCTGGTGTTCGCCGCCTGGGACAATTACACCGCTGACCGTATCAACGCCATGTTCGATCTGGTCAACGAGGAGCGAGGCGGTACCAACGAGGGCTGGGAAGCCTACCGTCAGAAGCTGCTCGCTGGCTACGTGCCGCGTGATGCCGAGGAGAATTATCAGCATGCAGCCCGCCAGGCCTATATCGGGCTGGGCATCGCACTGACAGCGGCCGCTTTCGAGGAAGTGGATGCAACCCCGATGGAAGGCTTCGATCCGGCCAAGGTGGACGAGATCCTCGGCCTCAAGGAACGCGGATTGCGCTCGGTCACGCTGATGCCGATCGGCCAACGGGACAGCGAAGGTGACTGGCTGGTCAATCTCAAGAAGGTCCGCCGCGCCAAAGAAGACTTCGTCAGCGTCGTCTAG